The following are encoded in a window of Nibricoccus aquaticus genomic DNA:
- a CDS encoding tetratricopeptide repeat protein, whose translation MLRHVLLVSLVVSLPLSVARAADDSRPELVSTTGGNNSWSSVEEMQKAAEAGNPEAGYQLGEMYLNGVQVPVDVAKAVALLERAADAGHANAAFRLGKLNADGEVIPKNLPQAFVRYQAAANAGVAEAQFNLGAMYSSGRGVKRDYVEGLAWLIVATKNGADPAGEKQLRDHLTKAKRTAIIADAEKRALVLSKAGGDGKAAAGSGEKSAGSSPSAPTGVPAVTKPDGKVKLDAPPAPGRIQIAPPAPGGLSIPVISPPAPKATPPPAPDAPPAQTK comes from the coding sequence ATGCTTCGTCACGTCCTTCTCGTTTCACTCGTTGTTTCGCTGCCGTTGTCTGTCGCGCGGGCGGCTGACGATTCCCGTCCTGAGCTGGTTTCTACGACTGGGGGCAATAATAGCTGGAGCAGTGTGGAGGAGATGCAGAAGGCGGCGGAGGCGGGGAATCCGGAGGCGGGCTATCAGCTCGGCGAGATGTATCTCAACGGCGTGCAGGTGCCGGTGGATGTGGCAAAGGCGGTGGCGTTGCTGGAGCGGGCTGCGGATGCGGGGCACGCGAACGCGGCGTTCCGGCTGGGAAAGTTGAATGCAGACGGTGAAGTGATTCCGAAAAATCTGCCGCAGGCGTTCGTGCGTTATCAGGCGGCGGCGAACGCGGGTGTGGCGGAGGCGCAGTTTAATCTGGGGGCGATGTACTCCAGTGGGCGCGGGGTGAAGCGGGATTATGTGGAGGGTCTCGCGTGGCTGATTGTTGCGACGAAGAATGGCGCTGACCCGGCGGGTGAAAAACAGCTGCGTGATCATCTCACGAAGGCGAAGCGCACGGCGATCATCGCGGATGCGGAAAAACGGGCGCTGGTGCTTTCGAAGGCGGGCGGCGATGGCAAGGCGGCGGCAGGTTCTGGAGAAAAGTCGGCCGGGTCTTCGCCGAGCGCTCCGACCGGTGTGCCTGCGGTGACAAAGCCCGATGGCAAAGTGAAGCTGGACGCGCCTCCTGCACCCGGACGTATCCAAATCGCCCCTCCGGCTCCGGGCGGTCTCTCAATTCCGGTCATCTCTCCACCCGCGCCCAAGGCGACACCTCCGCCAGCTCCTGACGCGCCGCCTGCGCAGACGAAATAA
- the recA gene encoding recombinase RecA, which yields MSKAAPAKAESKSSAVVTASAARDKNIDLALSSITKQFGEGSIMRLGSNAKMKVETLSTGSLALDLALGVGGLPKGRIIEIYGPESSGKTTFCLSVIAEAQKRGGLAAFIDVEHALDPKYARVVGVNLDDLLVSQPDSGEDALNIMETLIRSNSIDVIVLDSVAALITKAELDGQMGDMTMGSQARLMSQAMRRLTAVVSKTNCVCIFTNQIREKIGVMFGSPETTSGGRALKFFASVRIDIRRKDQIKLPDGKIVGNRTKIKIVKNKVAPPFTEVEFDIMYDEGISKTGSLLDLALEHKILEKKGAWIAYNGELIGQGRDAAKQTLKDKPDVAQKITEAVLAKVNITGGATVTGEAEE from the coding sequence ATGTCCAAAGCCGCTCCTGCCAAAGCTGAATCCAAGTCGTCCGCCGTCGTCACCGCCTCTGCTGCGCGCGACAAGAACATCGACCTCGCGCTCTCCTCGATCACCAAGCAATTCGGAGAAGGCTCGATCATGCGTCTGGGCAGCAATGCCAAGATGAAGGTCGAAACGCTCTCGACCGGCTCGCTCGCCCTCGACCTTGCACTCGGCGTGGGCGGTTTGCCCAAGGGCCGCATCATCGAAATTTACGGGCCGGAGTCCTCGGGTAAGACGACGTTCTGTTTGAGCGTGATCGCGGAGGCGCAGAAACGGGGCGGGTTGGCGGCGTTCATCGACGTCGAGCACGCGCTCGATCCGAAGTATGCGCGCGTCGTTGGCGTGAACTTGGATGACCTTCTCGTTTCTCAGCCGGACTCCGGTGAAGACGCGCTCAACATCATGGAGACGCTGATCCGCTCCAACTCGATAGACGTGATCGTACTCGATTCCGTCGCGGCGCTGATCACGAAGGCCGAGCTCGATGGTCAGATGGGCGACATGACGATGGGCAGCCAGGCGCGGTTGATGTCGCAGGCGATGCGCCGTCTCACGGCGGTCGTGAGCAAGACGAACTGCGTGTGTATTTTTACCAATCAGATCCGCGAGAAGATCGGCGTCATGTTTGGCAGCCCCGAGACGACTTCGGGCGGACGCGCGCTGAAGTTCTTCGCCTCGGTCCGCATCGACATCCGTCGCAAAGACCAGATCAAGCTGCCCGACGGCAAAATCGTGGGCAACCGGACGAAGATCAAAATCGTGAAGAACAAAGTCGCCCCACCCTTCACCGAGGTGGAATTCGACATCATGTATGACGAGGGCATTTCGAAGACCGGCTCGTTGCTGGACCTCGCGCTTGAGCACAAGATTCTGGAAAAGAAAGGCGCGTGGATCGCCTACAACGGCGAGCTCATCGGCCAGGGCCGCGATGCGGCAAAACAGACGCTCAAGGACAAGCCGGATGTCGCGCAGAAGATCACGGAAGCCGTGCTCGCCAAGGTAAACATCACGGGTGGAGCGACGGTGACGGGTGAAGCGGAGGAGTGA